The sequence CATTTTAGAGTCAgctgattacatttttttgaactaTTAGGACAAACAAATTTATAGGATGCCAGAAAACCTGTTTTCCTTCATTGTATTCCCCGGAGAACTGATTCTACCTAGTCTGGTTACTAAGAAACCTGGAGGATTGTTTCTCAAGGTAATGTCTTGATTCATTGCTTTCACACAGGTTGTCAGTGTTTCTAATTTAGCCAACATACTGTATTTTGTTAATCACagacattttattattactgtcTTACATGTTTAACTCCTTAAAGACCTTTAAGGATTTTCGCCATGTTTCACTTGTTGGTgcattttataatgtattttaaaaaatccaaaacaaagctgcattatctatatctatatcctgTAGTATGTTAACATTCTTAACATCTATCATTACCCTGTGAGGTACAAACATTTTTTGATCAAGCAATTAAGAATCCCACTGTACAGTGCTATAGAATATGTCTCTGCCTTCAACATAAATGCTTCTTATTTTAATGAATAATTTAAgcctgtacatttttttttattattttaaaatatacacatataatatacatattgttacataaataaattcttCAGATGATGTTATGCCTACAACAAATTAGACAGAACTAATTATATACAGCATTGCATACAGGAAGCATTTTAGTATCACTTTTCTGTCCTTGAAATGTATATTACTTGTGATGCTCTTGGGATCTCATATGAGTTGAGAGCAACTGGACAGCAGTAAAACCCTGCCCTAAAATACTGCATATTTTCTGCTGTAGTACAGGCTGAGGATGCATACCTTTAATCCATGCAACACCCCAGAGATATATGCATTGATCTATGGAGCATTTTAACCCCTTCATCTTCTTCAGTGCCTATGGTCTCCTCTGAGCTTTTCTTTGCAAAACATCTCTAGCAGTCTCtctatcatgtatcatgaaaatAAATGACCCTTATTGTAATTATTCTCTCCTCTTTTCTAGGTGAGAGGTTATATACCTCTCATTTCCAGAAAACCTTTCTTATCCTGAGTGCAAATATTTACCTATTGCTTCCTGTGGTTACTTTCCAACAGCCAAACAGAAGAACCAGGCTGTACACTTATTTGGTCCACAACTATGACAGTTGCCACTGGAGATCCCACAGATGAAGCATCAGCTTTGCCAGGTCATCCACAGGACAGTTATGATCCTGAACCTGATCACGAATGTTGTGAGAGAGTCGTTATTAACATTTCAGGACTTCGATTTGAAACTCAGCTGAAAACCTTATCTCAGTTTCCAGAAACATTACTGGGGGATCCAAAAAAGAGGATGAGATACTTTGATCCATTGAGGAATGAATATTTTTTTGACAGGAACAGACCAAGTTTTGATGCCATCTTATATTATTACCAGTCTGGCGGTAGGTTAAGGAGACCTGTGAACGTGCCCTTGGATATTTTCTCAGAGGAAATAAGGTTCTATGAACTTGGTGAAGAAGCCATGGAGATTTTTAGAGAGGATGAAGGCTATATTAAGGAAGAAGAACGCCCTTTGCCAGATAATGAGTACCAGAAACAAGTGTGGCTTCTCTTTGAATATCCTGAAAGCTCTGGCCCAGCCAGGATTATAGCAATTATATCAGTTATGGTGATATTGATCTCGATTGTGAGTTTTTGCCTTGAAACATTGCCTGTTTTTAGAGATGAAAATGAAGACATGCATGGGAGTGCAGTCAATTATTATCCATACTCCAATAGTACAGTTCGATACCAACAATCAAATACATTCACAGACCCGTTCTTTATTGTTGAGACACTTTGCATCATATGGTTCTCATTTGAGTTCTTGGTTCGTTTTTTTGCCTGCCCAAGCAAAGCTGGATTTTTTACCAATATTATGAACATTATTGACATAGTGGCTATTATTCCATACTTTATAACGCTAGGTACAGAACTGGCAGAAAAAACTGAAGAGGCGCAGCAAGGTCAGCAAGCAATGTCTTTAGCAATTCTTAGGGTTATAAGATTGGTTAGAGTATTTAGGATCTTCAAACTTTCTAGGCATTCAAAAGGCCTTCAGATTTTAGGTCAGACACTCAAAGCGAGCATGAGGGAATTAGGCCTTTTAATATTTTTCCTCTTTATTGGTGTAATTCTTTTCTCCAGTGCTGTGTATTTTGCAGAAGCTGATGAGAGAGAATCTCAGTTTCCCAGCATCCCAGATGCCTTCTGGTGGGCCGTGGTTTCCATGACAACAGTAGGATATGGAGACATGGTCCCTACAACAATAGGTGGCAAAATAGTAGGCTCCCTCTGTGCAATTGCAGGCGTGTTAACCATTGccttacctgttcctgttatAGTATCCAACTTCAATTACTTCTatcacagagagacagagggtgaggaACAAGCACAATATTTGCAAGTAACCAGCTGTCCAAAGATCCCATCTTCCCCTGACCTTCAAAAAAGTAGAAGTGCCTCCACACTGAGTAAGTCTGAATACATGGAGATCCAAGAAGGAGTTAATCATAGCAATGAAGATTTTAGAGAGAAGAACTTAACAACTGCAAATTGCACCTTAGGAAATACAAACTATGTAAATATAACCAAAATGCTCACTGACGTTTGACTGGCTTGCTCCTTGAAAGAGTGTACGGGGCAGCTGCAGAATTTGTGTAATGCAATAATCTGCTAGGTAATACTTTTCTAGTTGTGTCAATTTTGCATGGAGAGCAATAGTTGTGTAAGTGATGTTTTAATGCATCTGCAACTAAATTCGAAGTCACGGGAACATCTATTGACAACATTGGTAGGCCAAAGCAATCTGGTAGCATATTTTGACTAGAGGGTATATGAATTGTAATGACATAAAAATGAGGTAATCAGTAGGCCTCACTCTGATCTACATACAACCTCTTTGGATACATATGTGCCCCATCAATGTTTTGCTTGTGACTAAACAAATAGGCATAACTTCATGAAGATCacaaagaggttctgcagcagcatCAGGCTGCACTGCACAGGACAGTTACTTTTTCTAGTGACCCGAACAATTATTGTTTTGAGGAAGGATCAAACTGCCCCTGTCGATTACAATGCCAAGACGATGGTTTCCAAAGAAATGTACTTTACATGAAACACACAGATACAAATATAACCATAGCTATAAAATGTTTTCAGATTAGTACTAGAATTGTATTGAATTCTATTGGATGTGTCCAGCATATCCTGTAGTGATGTAAACTTAAATTGCACTTAAATGACCAATGCACATATGTACAGGCCAACATTTCATGCTTTAATAAttaaatagctgtttttaaaaaaGGCCTTCCATATTTTAATGAGGAACATATATTTTTGTGTTAAAGTTCTGTTATGTGTATATCAAAgcactgatattttattttttaaagaattgagTAAGCTACTTTGCTGCCACTGCAGTGTGTCTGTTCTGGGATGAAAGACATGTAAACAGGTAGTCAGTATGTACTATAATCTGCAGACACAGTGTATACATAGTCATTGCAATTATcactaaaagaaaaatatactactGCTTCATAGTTATGGGTACCACATCATTACTGATCAAGAATAGAAGTTGAGAACAGGGTCTGAGTTTGTCCAATGGATGTATGAATATTTAAAAGCAGCCTCACACTTAGGTGTTAAGGCAACATCCTGCAAAGGGTTCAAAGGTCAAATGTGATCACATGGCACAGCAATGCGACCATGGTGTAGTTAGGGTAACCCACAAATACCACTTCTACCGTATGTAAAATAACTGCATGCCTATGTAATTAGTTGTTATTTAACTGTTCCTAGCAATCTGGTCTGTCAGCAGTTCTATGTAATGTGGATAATGTCTGCCTTAAAAACTTTTGTACTTTAGGCCTGCAGATCTCTTAGTGACAGGGAGCCCCTGATTTCACACTTTGTTGCAGAATCAGTTCACTGGAGAGATATTCCTTGCAGGGTAAAGTGTAATATGTCTCCTCTGGTGCTGGAGGTTTCAGGTGTTGTGTTAGAAATTCTAATATACTGTCGCACTATTATACTCTTACCTACATTCCATTCATAAATTAGTAACTGTGAAATAGTAATAATGCATGGATAATTATTGCATGCACACACTagctatctacatatatatatatatccaagcacatatacaaacacacacacaatttcttCTTAGTAGAAAATATCCAACTATATGTAGCTGTATCAGTGT is a genomic window of Mixophyes fleayi isolate aMixFle1 chromosome 2, aMixFle1.hap1, whole genome shotgun sequence containing:
- the LOC142139061 gene encoding potassium voltage-gated channel subfamily A member 2, whose amino-acid sequence is MTVATGDPTDEASALPGHPQDSYDPEPDHECCERVVINISGLRFETQLKTLSQFPETLLGDPKKRMRYFDPLRNEYFFDRNRPSFDAILYYYQSGGRLRRPVNVPLDIFSEEIRFYELGEEAMEIFREDEGYIKEEERPLPDNEYQKQVWLLFEYPESSGPARIIAIISVMVILISIVSFCLETLPVFRDENEDMHGSAVNYYPYSNSTVRYQQSNTFTDPFFIVETLCIIWFSFEFLVRFFACPSKAGFFTNIMNIIDIVAIIPYFITLGTELAEKTEEAQQGQQAMSLAILRVIRLVRVFRIFKLSRHSKGLQILGQTLKASMRELGLLIFFLFIGVILFSSAVYFAEADERESQFPSIPDAFWWAVVSMTTVGYGDMVPTTIGGKIVGSLCAIAGVLTIALPVPVIVSNFNYFYHRETEGEEQAQYLQVTSCPKIPSSPDLQKSRSASTLSKSEYMEIQEGVNHSNEDFREKNLTTANCTLGNTNYVNITKMLTDV